A region of Streptomyces sp. WMMC500 DNA encodes the following proteins:
- a CDS encoding Lrp/AsnC family transcriptional regulator, translating into MSNEKKLDDLDREILRQLQHDGRLTNVELARRVGLTPPPCLRRVKRLEEAGIITGYRARVDEEAAGRRLEVIVSIEVSVSDLDTLAGLEATIGAYDEVVEFRRVFGTPDYFLRVLVADYAAYEQFQTGKIIGIPGVARVISQPTMKKIKVVD; encoded by the coding sequence GTGAGCAATGAAAAGAAACTCGATGACCTTGATCGCGAAATCTTGCGTCAGCTCCAGCACGATGGCCGGCTGACGAACGTCGAGCTGGCCCGCCGCGTCGGCCTGACCCCGCCGCCCTGCCTGCGGCGGGTGAAGCGGCTGGAGGAGGCCGGGATCATCACGGGCTACCGGGCCCGGGTGGACGAGGAGGCAGCGGGGCGCAGGCTCGAAGTGATCGTGTCCATCGAGGTGTCGGTGAGCGACCTCGACACCCTCGCCGGGTTGGAGGCGACGATCGGCGCGTACGACGAGGTGGTGGAGTTCCGGCGGGTGTTCGGTACGCCGGACTACTTCCTGCGGGTGCTGGTCGCGGACTACGCGGCGTACGAACAGTTCCAGACCGGGAAGATCATCGGCATTCCGGGCGTCGCCCGGGTGATCTCGCAGCCCACAATGAAGAAGATCAAGGTCGTGGACTGA
- a CDS encoding AzlC family ABC transporter permease gives MPRQLRADLARALADSGPVGLGAFPMGVAFGVLVAHAGLDWWWASVFSGLIYAGSLEFLFLGLVLAAAPLGQIALTAFTVNFRHVFYALSFPLHRVRGRAARAYSTFALSDEAYAVTAHPAAQSYPGRRVLWLQVFIHLYWAGGATAGALLGAAVPTGVEGLDFAVTALFTVLALDALRDRPGRAVPALALGCALAARLAVPSGQLFAAFLLFGAVLLARYALVRRREAGARA, from the coding sequence ATGCCACGCCAACTGCGCGCCGACCTCGCCCGGGCGCTCGCCGACTCCGGACCGGTCGGGCTCGGCGCCTTCCCCATGGGCGTGGCCTTCGGCGTCCTCGTCGCCCACGCGGGCCTGGACTGGTGGTGGGCGAGCGTCTTCTCTGGTCTCATCTACGCCGGTTCGCTGGAGTTCCTCTTCCTCGGCCTGGTGCTGGCCGCGGCGCCGCTCGGGCAGATCGCGCTGACGGCGTTCACGGTCAACTTCCGGCACGTCTTCTACGCGCTGTCCTTCCCGCTGCACCGCGTCCGGGGCCGCGCGGCCAGGGCGTACAGCACCTTCGCGCTCTCCGACGAGGCGTACGCCGTCACCGCGCACCCCGCCGCGCAGTCCTACCCGGGCCGCCGCGTGCTGTGGCTCCAGGTCTTCATCCACCTGTACTGGGCGGGCGGCGCCACCGCCGGCGCGCTGCTCGGCGCCGCCGTCCCCACCGGCGTCGAGGGCCTGGACTTCGCCGTCACGGCCCTGTTCACCGTGCTGGCCCTCGACGCGCTCCGCGACCGGCCCGGCCGCGCCGTGCCCGCGCTGGCGCTGGGCTGCGCGCTGGCCGCGCGGCTCGCGGTGCCGTCAGGACAACTCTTCGCCGCGTTCCTGCTGTTCGGCGCCGTGCTCCTCGCCCGCTACGCGCTCGTACGGCGCCGGGAGGCGGGCGCCCGTGCCTGA
- a CDS encoding AzlD domain-containing protein, with product MPDTPAAGYLLAAVAVAVAVTWALRALPFAALAPLRSSPLVAYLAAAMPVGVMVILAAYTLRHLTPRDPAAAWPTLLALAATAAVHLWRRNVPLSILGGTAVHVTLASAVF from the coding sequence GTGCCTGACACCCCCGCCGCCGGCTACCTCCTCGCCGCCGTCGCGGTCGCCGTCGCCGTCACCTGGGCGCTGCGCGCCCTGCCGTTCGCCGCGCTGGCGCCGCTGCGGTCCAGCCCGCTCGTGGCGTACCTCGCCGCGGCGATGCCGGTGGGCGTGATGGTGATCCTCGCCGCCTACACGCTGCGCCACCTCACGCCGCGCGACCCCGCGGCGGCGTGGCCGACGCTGCTGGCGCTGGCCGCCACCGCGGCCGTCCACCTGTGGCGGCGCAATGTCCCGCTGTCGATACTCGGCGGCACCGCCGTCCATGTGACGCTCGCCAGCGCGGTGTTCTGA
- a CDS encoding glycoside hydrolase family 97 catalytic domain-containing protein: MPLFGPLGRRPAGTLLTAFTVLATAWLSPAAATTVAEPPPRTATTSDVWTVAAPQNQHDALAADVVRDEATGALTLTVRRGADTVLPDSPLGLRTEGADLTRGLDVLGRDDRRVHERYEMTTGKQRRVRSAMTESRFALRGDGGVRMDLVVRVADDGVAFRYELPDSAGTVVTGEATGYTLPADAPAWLLPHTAWYENVRGETTAGGAAADEYGYPALFEVDDSYVLLTESGMDSGYPGSRLDHPAGGGAYNLELAEAEVVSEGDLATPWRTAIVGDLATVTESTLVSDLAPDSAVADTSWIRPGTVSWSWLVEHSSPADFERQKDFVDYAAAHGWEYTLVDEGWSRDWVPELVRYARAKGVDILLWYRWWEVDTPEEMDTVFGELNDWGVKGVKVDFMNQGDGDPEGVGRHAWYEDVLAATAEHELLVNFHGATIPKGIQRTWPHLMTYEAVRGHEYYTFNQPLTPTYNTMLPFTRNVVGSADVTPATFSMTNRTHTDAHELALPVVHESGLQHPADSPESYAQLPEAERVLDQLPTVWDETRYLGGRPGDDAVLARRAGERWFVGGIHAGAAGETEVDLGRLGADDDDRLLVELVTDGADGLARETRRVDGDAELTVPVAADGGFVALVCPAERGRTTCDEPVSRAPATAVTITPETATAAAGDEIEVSGRFAATDDVTLRDVTLGARPWAGWTAAGDDVERSVLRPGRSLAGTWTVRVPENVRPGYADVPVAAEFRRPGAARGEPPVHVEQAVRVLIAPPVPQGEAHVGDLPFLSAANGWGPVETDTSVGDQQPGDGEPLTIGGTTYAKGLGAHAPSRVTVYLGGACTSFTAQVGVDDEVGDRGSVSFRVLGDDTELAATANLRGTDAAQPVTADVTGVDLLTLEVADGGDGISYDHADWAEPVVSCA, from the coding sequence GTGCCTCTCTTCGGCCCGCTCGGACGACGGCCGGCCGGCACCCTGCTGACCGCGTTCACCGTCCTGGCCACCGCCTGGCTGTCGCCCGCCGCGGCGACGACCGTCGCTGAGCCTCCGCCCCGTACGGCCACAACCTCCGATGTCTGGACCGTGGCCGCCCCACAAAACCAACACGATGCCCTCGCGGCCGACGTCGTACGCGACGAGGCCACCGGGGCGCTCACGCTCACCGTCCGCCGCGGCGCGGACACCGTGCTGCCCGACTCCCCGCTCGGCCTCCGCACCGAGGGCGCCGACCTGACCCGCGGGCTCGACGTCCTCGGCCGGGACGACCGCCGCGTCCACGAGCGGTACGAGATGACCACCGGCAAGCAGCGCCGCGTGCGCTCCGCCATGACGGAGTCCCGCTTCGCGCTGCGCGGCGACGGGGGCGTCCGCATGGACCTCGTCGTCCGCGTCGCCGACGACGGCGTCGCGTTCCGCTACGAGCTGCCGGACTCCGCGGGCACCGTCGTCACCGGCGAGGCCACCGGCTACACCCTCCCCGCCGACGCGCCCGCCTGGCTGCTGCCGCACACCGCCTGGTACGAGAACGTGCGCGGCGAGACCACGGCCGGCGGTGCCGCCGCCGACGAGTACGGCTACCCGGCCCTCTTCGAGGTCGACGACAGCTACGTGCTGCTGACGGAGTCCGGGATGGACTCCGGGTATCCCGGCAGCCGGCTCGACCATCCCGCCGGCGGCGGCGCGTACAACCTCGAACTCGCCGAGGCCGAGGTGGTCTCGGAGGGCGACCTGGCGACCCCGTGGCGTACCGCGATCGTCGGCGACCTCGCGACCGTCACCGAGTCGACGCTCGTCAGCGACCTCGCCCCTGACTCGGCGGTCGCCGACACCTCCTGGATCCGTCCCGGCACGGTCTCCTGGTCCTGGCTCGTCGAGCACAGCAGCCCGGCGGACTTCGAGCGGCAGAAGGACTTCGTCGACTACGCCGCCGCGCACGGCTGGGAGTACACGCTCGTCGACGAGGGCTGGAGCCGCGACTGGGTGCCGGAGCTGGTGCGGTACGCGCGCGCCAAGGGCGTCGACATCCTGCTGTGGTACCGCTGGTGGGAGGTCGACACCCCCGAGGAGATGGACACCGTCTTCGGCGAGCTCAACGACTGGGGCGTCAAGGGCGTCAAGGTCGACTTCATGAACCAGGGCGACGGCGACCCGGAGGGCGTCGGCCGGCACGCCTGGTACGAGGACGTCCTCGCCGCCACCGCCGAGCACGAGCTGCTCGTCAACTTCCACGGCGCGACGATCCCCAAGGGCATCCAGCGCACCTGGCCGCACCTGATGACGTACGAGGCGGTGCGCGGGCACGAGTACTACACGTTCAACCAGCCGCTCACGCCCACGTACAACACGATGCTGCCCTTCACCCGCAACGTCGTCGGCTCCGCGGACGTCACCCCGGCGACGTTCTCCATGACCAACAGGACCCACACCGACGCCCACGAGCTGGCCCTGCCCGTGGTCCACGAGTCCGGGCTCCAGCACCCCGCGGACAGCCCGGAGAGCTACGCGCAACTCCCCGAGGCCGAGCGGGTGCTCGACCAGCTCCCCACCGTCTGGGACGAGACCCGCTACCTCGGCGGGCGGCCCGGCGACGACGCGGTGCTGGCGCGGCGCGCGGGCGAGCGGTGGTTCGTCGGCGGCATCCACGCGGGCGCGGCCGGCGAGACCGAGGTGGACCTCGGCCGGCTGGGCGCGGACGACGACGACCGGCTGCTCGTCGAGCTGGTCACGGACGGCGCGGACGGGCTGGCGCGCGAGACCCGCAGGGTCGACGGCGACGCGGAGCTGACCGTGCCGGTGGCGGCGGACGGCGGGTTCGTGGCGCTCGTCTGCCCCGCCGAGCGCGGGCGTACGACGTGCGACGAGCCGGTGTCTCGAGCGCCGGCGACCGCGGTGACGATCACCCCGGAGACGGCCACCGCGGCGGCCGGTGACGAGATCGAGGTCTCCGGCCGCTTCGCGGCCACGGACGACGTGACCCTCAGGGACGTCACGCTGGGCGCCCGGCCGTGGGCCGGCTGGACCGCCGCGGGCGACGACGTCGAGCGGTCCGTGCTGCGGCCCGGCCGGTCGCTGGCGGGCACGTGGACGGTGCGGGTGCCCGAGAACGTGCGGCCCGGCTACGCCGACGTGCCCGTCGCCGCGGAGTTCCGCAGGCCCGGCGCGGCGCGCGGCGAGCCGCCCGTGCACGTCGAGCAGGCCGTCCGGGTGCTGATCGCCCCGCCGGTGCCGCAGGGCGAGGCGCACGTCGGCGACCTGCCGTTCCTGTCTGCGGCGAACGGCTGGGGCCCGGTCGAGACCGACACCAGCGTCGGCGACCAGCAGCCCGGCGACGGCGAGCCGCTGACCATCGGCGGCACGACGTACGCCAAGGGCCTCGGCGCCCACGCGCCGTCCCGCGTGACGGTCTACCTCGGCGGCGCCTGCACCTCCTTCACCGCCCAGGTGGGTGTGGACGACGAGGTCGGCGACCGCGGCTCGGTGAGCTTCCGGGTCCTCGGCGACGACACGGAGCTGGCGGCCACCGCCAACCTGCGCGGCACGGACGCCGCGCAGCCGGTGACGGCGGACGTGACCGGCGTCGACCTCCTCACCCTGGAGGTGGCGGACGGCGGCGACGGCATCAGCTACGACCACGCGGACTGGGCGGAGCCCGTGGTGTCCTGCGCCTGA
- a CDS encoding glycoside hydrolase family 71/99-like protein, with protein sequence MTISRRKLIVSGAAASAAAAAGGVLSTQFAGAAEEPAAAPRPGAKPAASPIGDVVGKITVGYQGWFACPGDGAPINGWWHWSRDMSRPPSPDNTTIASWPDMREYENTYPTAYPDLNGGGQATLFSSWDDQTVDTHFRWMAENGCDTAALQRFNPFGGEGATRDGMAAKVRAAAEKHGRKFYIMYDVTSWTQMQSQIKEDWTTKMSAYTSSGAYAVQNGKPVVCIWGFGFNDDGRPFEPGPCLDVVNWFKNQGCYVIGGVPTHWRTGQSDSRPGFLDVYHAFHMISPWMVGRISDVGGADHFYNNVNGPDKADCDAHGIDYQPCVIPGDLQSGHRAHGDLMWRQFYNLVRLDVAGFYISMFDEYNEANQIAKTAETGAQVPSGSGIRALDEDGTSCSSDYYLRLTADGGRMLKGELALTPDRPTPPRP encoded by the coding sequence GTGACGATCTCCCGACGCAAGCTCATCGTCTCCGGCGCCGCCGCCTCCGCCGCGGCCGCCGCCGGCGGCGTGCTCTCCACGCAGTTCGCCGGCGCCGCCGAGGAGCCAGCGGCGGCGCCGCGGCCCGGCGCGAAGCCGGCCGCGAGCCCGATCGGCGACGTGGTCGGCAAGATCACCGTCGGCTACCAGGGCTGGTTCGCCTGCCCCGGCGACGGCGCGCCCATCAACGGGTGGTGGCACTGGAGCCGCGACATGAGCCGGCCGCCGTCCCCGGACAACACGACCATCGCGTCCTGGCCGGACATGCGCGAGTACGAGAACACGTACCCCACCGCCTATCCGGACCTCAACGGCGGCGGCCAGGCCACCCTCTTCTCCTCCTGGGACGACCAGACCGTCGACACGCACTTCCGCTGGATGGCCGAGAACGGCTGCGACACCGCCGCCCTCCAGCGCTTCAACCCCTTCGGCGGCGAAGGCGCCACGCGCGACGGCATGGCCGCCAAGGTGCGCGCGGCGGCCGAGAAGCACGGCCGCAAGTTCTACATCATGTACGACGTCACCTCCTGGACGCAGATGCAGTCGCAGATCAAGGAGGACTGGACGACGAAGATGAGCGCGTACACGTCGTCCGGCGCGTACGCCGTGCAGAACGGCAAGCCGGTGGTGTGCATCTGGGGCTTCGGCTTCAACGACGACGGCCGCCCCTTCGAGCCCGGGCCCTGCCTCGACGTCGTCAACTGGTTCAAGAACCAGGGCTGTTACGTCATCGGCGGCGTGCCCACGCACTGGCGCACCGGCCAGTCCGACTCCCGCCCCGGCTTCCTCGACGTCTACCACGCCTTCCACATGATCTCGCCGTGGATGGTGGGCCGGATCTCCGACGTCGGCGGCGCCGACCACTTCTACAACAACGTCAACGGGCCGGACAAGGCCGACTGCGACGCGCACGGCATCGACTACCAGCCCTGCGTCATCCCCGGCGACCTGCAGAGCGGCCACCGCGCACACGGCGACCTGATGTGGCGGCAGTTCTACAACCTGGTGCGGCTGGACGTCGCGGGCTTCTACATCTCCATGTTCGACGAGTACAACGAGGCCAACCAGATCGCCAAGACCGCGGAGACCGGCGCGCAGGTGCCGTCAGGCTCCGGGATCCGCGCGCTCGACGAGGACGGCACGTCGTGCTCCTCGGACTACTACCTGCGGCTGACCGCGGACGGCGGCCGGATGCTCAAGGGCGAACTCGCCCTCACCCCGGACCGGCCCACCCCGCCGCGGCCCTGA